CGTACCTCTTGCGACAACAACGTCGACAGGGATTGTGCAAATCGGTTCCGGTCTTGCGATTAATGGCTCAGGATTGCTCAGTGTCGGAGCTCTTCCCATTTCACAAACGACGGGTCTGCAAACAGCGTTGGACTCGCGACTTCAGATGAGTCAGCTTCTGCAATGCACGGCAGGCCAAGTCTTGATCTGGCAATCCGCGAGCGACACGTTTACGTGTGCAAATATCTCTATCACTGCCAGTCAGATATCTGACTTTAATACGGCTGTTGATGCGCGAATCAGTTCCGCAGAAAGTGGTGCTCCCAAATTGCCGCTAGCGGGCGGTACAATGACGGGTGATTTGAATATGGGCGGCAAGGATGTCTTGGCGACCGGTCATATCACCATGAGTGCTAACAAAACTTTGTTAGTCGGAAATCTTACACAAGTTCAAGAAAATGCGTTGGTGCTGACGGCAGCTCACAAAGGTTTAAGCTGGTACAACACGGATATGAAAGCGATGCGCTTTTATGATGGTGCGGTGAAAATCACAGTGGCGGCGAGCAGCTCCGCGTGCGCCGAGGGACAGATCCTTAAGTGGAACGACACTGCAAAAACGTGGGATTGTGCTGCCGATGCTTCGGGAACTTCGCCGGGGGACTCTAGCTACGCAAGCAAAGGGATTGTGAGTTTCGACACCAGTGCCGCGGTGTCAGGAATTTCAATCGCAGCAGGAATAGCCAGTGTGAATGCCGGCACAGGGGCCAATCAAATTGTGAAACTGGACGGCTCTGCAAAACTTCCGGGAGTGGATGGTTCTGCCCTGACAAATCTGAATGCTTCAAATATTTCTTCAGGAACGATCGCAACAAGCGTCTTGCCAACAACGGCCGTGAACAAAGGCGGAACGGGGTTGACGTCAGGGACCTCTGGTGGAGTTCCTTATTTTAACTCGGCAACGACAATGGCCTCGTCGGCGGTGCTTATTCAAAACGGAGTTGTGTTAGGCGGTGGCGCTGGGGCTGCGCCGTCGACAACAGCAGCAGGAACAGCCAATCAAATCTTGCGTATTCCCGCAGGCGGAGGCGCTCCCGCTTTTGGAGCTATTGATCTTTCTTCAGCGGCGGTCGTGGGAACTTCCGCGTTGAGTATAACTAACGGAGGAACAGGCGCAACAACCGCAGCGAATGCACGGACCGCTTTAGGTCTTGGAACTGCAGCGACGGCGACAACAGGAAGTGCTGCGGGAAATGTCCCAGTCTTGGGTGTGAGCGGAATGGTGGCGAACAAGATGTGTGTTTCCGACGGAACTGCAAGTGGTATCATCTGTAACACCAACATCCCCGGTACGAACTCACTGGTCGGTTCACTCACAATGCTGGGGGCGACGAACTGTGTTTGGCAGCATGCGAACACGACCTTCACAATCTTTGCGACTAACACCAATTGTAATGCCGCGACAGTGACGGGCTCAGCCTCAGCGCCGTCGGAGGGGAAAATCCCGGCGATCAAATTTGCGAACTTACCTGCAGGGGATTATGAGATTATTGTTTTTCTTTACTCCATGTATCCCTACGATGCTAACGTGTATTGTCGCTATCGTATTTGGGATGGAACGAATCACTCGGGAACCAGTGGTGTCTATGAAAGTGAAATCAGCAGCTTGCATGGATTCTTTCAATATGCCACGGACCAAACAAATATCACCTTCTATGTTCAAGCGGTCACAGATACGGCTACAAAAAATTGCAAAGCGGATATCAGCGTGCCCGGAGAAGACAAATTGCAGATTTGGGTCAAGAGGCTTTAGGGCTTCGTTGGGATTGCATAGCGAGAGTTAAACTCATTCACAATCTTCGCGTAAGTTCCATCAGCGATGATGGCTTGCAGGCCTTTTTCCAACACGGCGGCATACTTCGCACCGTCTTTGTGTTTCTTAGAAAAACTAAGATAAAGGTTTGTCGTGGAAATTACGCCCAGGGATTTGATCTTTGCCGCAAGGTCGGGACGTTCTTCAAAAAGGTAGGGCGCCGTCAGTCCCCACAAAATCGCATATTGCACGCGTCCGCTCGCCAATTTTTCGAGTTGGGATTTTTCCGTGGGTCCCGGTGAGTGAATGATTTTTGTATTGGCGATGAATTCAGTCGGATAAGTGTAGCCGTTGGTTGTGCCTACTACTTTTCCTTCGAGGTCTTTGAAGCTCAAGGTTCTTTGCGGCTCATGCACGCGTCCATACACCACCATATCCGCTTTAAAAAGCGGTGTTGTGTGAAAGATGAAACCATCTTGAGTTTCAATACTCATCACGGTGTCAAAGCAGCCGATGGCAGAGCCTTCGCTCACTTCATAAAGACATCGGGCAAAAGGCACGGGGCGGGTGATGACTGTGATGCCTTGAGTTTTGAAGGCCGCTCTTACGATATCAGGAGCAAGTCCCTGCACGTTTTTGTAGTCTTTGGTGGCTGAAGAGTAAGGAGCCCAATCATCTTCGCCATTAATGACGATGGTTTTTGCGACAGCAGATGAAAAATTCCAGAAGAATAACAGCGAGAGAAATAGTCGTAGCATCAAGATCTATTATCGCAAACTCCTCGAGAGCAACAAGTTAAAACTTTGAAGTGTTTAGCAAAAGTGTTTGCCTGGAAAATTTAAATCAAAAAAGTCCTGTGGACAGAATGTGGCGGAAACATCCCACGCCGCCACGAGTGTGATCAAGAGTTATTCAAAGTTGGAAACCTATTCCCGGTTCTATAGAGAATATCTTCGAGAATATCCAGAGTCTCTCCGGCGTAAAACCTTTATTGGCTTCAAATTTAACTGAGACCGGACTCCCTGTTGCCGCATAGGAGATCAGGATCTCGTGGGGAATTTGGGTCGACCAGCCAGATTCGTCTTCGGGCTGCGCGGCCCAATAGGAGAACCTGACTGTGGATTCACGTGTGACCAGGTGTCGGGTTTGAAAGCCAATTCCTTTTTCAGGACCGGGAAGCGGAAAGTGAAACGAAGAATCATTATTTTTGATAATAATAGCCTTCTTGTCTGCGCTTAAGCTCAGGGAGCATTTTTGTTTCTGCTCCTGATTGGTTGCCGGATCTTTGGTGACGCAACTTTCGTCGATGGATTTGTATTCGATCCAGCCGATCAGGTTCTTTAAATCTTTAGCACCATTGTCTTCGGCGGGGCTCGTTCGCAGCGCGGAACCTACGACTCTTTCGTCAAAGCCGAGACCGATAAGAGACACAAGAATTTCGTCTGAGTTTTTTTCTGAAGCGGAATCCATCAGCAGGTGTGTTGCTTCACGGATTTTGGGATAGTCAGCAGCTGTCAGGACCGAATACAGAGATTTCGGTTTAGCAGCGACAGTGACTGAGTCAGCACAGAATTGAGGCTCGGGGAAAAGATCTTTCACGCGCGTGCAGTAAGCTTTTTTCAAGGGCGCGAAATCTTCCGGATTTTTATCACCCATTTGACGTA
This region of Bdellovibrio sp. 22V genomic DNA includes:
- a CDS encoding transporter substrate-binding domain-containing protein — protein: MLRLFLSLLFFWNFSSAVAKTIVINGEDDWAPYSSATKDYKNVQGLAPDIVRAAFKTQGITVITRPVPFARCLYEVSEGSAIGCFDTVMSIETQDGFIFHTTPLFKADMVVYGRVHEPQRTLSFKDLEGKVVGTTNGYTYPTEFIANTKIIHSPGPTEKSQLEKLASGRVQYAILWGLTAPYLFEERPDLAAKIKSLGVISTTNLYLSFSKKHKDGAKYAAVLEKGLQAIIADGTYAKIVNEFNSRYAIPTKP
- a CDS encoding cell wall anchor protein, encoding MKIKYGTFLLTLFIASAATANGPKTVHISGRIIDNISDQPLASLSVDFTVKVLSPDNCLLYEEQHLAKDLSTTDGVFSLSVGSGVSAVNVYASAGQEQTRENLLKVFSNSTATINSLQSEDQGSESTVCSGTYTPAASDIRKVKIIFNTGTGGPRTILPYHQIGTVPYAMVAQEASKAGDSEKLGGVAATDYAKLTDLAAEVPNNESDPTVQNFAKAALPTCAAGEVLKANGTSFSCVTDTGGAVPLATTTSTGIVQIGSGLAINGSGLLSVGALPISQTTGLQTALDSRLQMSQLLQCTAGQVLIWQSASDTFTCANISITASQISDFNTAVDARISSAESGAPKLPLAGGTMTGDLNMGGKDVLATGHITMSANKTLLVGNLTQVQENALVLTAAHKGLSWYNTDMKAMRFYDGAVKITVAASSSACAEGQILKWNDTAKTWDCAADASGTSPGDSSYASKGIVSFDTSAAVSGISIAAGIASVNAGTGANQIVKLDGSAKLPGVDGSALTNLNASNISSGTIATSVLPTTAVNKGGTGLTSGTSGGVPYFNSATTMASSAVLIQNGVVLGGGAGAAPSTTAAGTANQILRIPAGGGAPAFGAIDLSSAAVVGTSALSITNGGTGATTAANARTALGLGTAATATTGSAAGNVPVLGVSGMVANKMCVSDGTASGIICNTNIPGTNSLVGSLTMLGATNCVWQHANTTFTIFATNTNCNAATVTGSASAPSEGKIPAIKFANLPAGDYEIIVFLYSMYPYDANVYCRYRIWDGTNHSGTSGVYESEISSLHGFFQYATDQTNITFYVQAVTDTATKNCKADISVPGEDKLQIWVKRL